One genomic region from Chelmon rostratus isolate fCheRos1 chromosome 11, fCheRos1.pri, whole genome shotgun sequence encodes:
- the marveld1 gene encoding MARVEL domain-containing protein 1, whose product MPPQPPQPQVRENILKFLRSFLGIIRILQIVFGAGLWVTIAANKYEGSIHFVLFVAVLFWLLTLALFFLTLLDKQDLVPLLGGDRWLATNLAHDVAAAVLYLPAIGVMIYKTDRNSYCNLEQYKHLCLYKVYLTAAVFACLCCLAYLLSVIYGACRKCRGEQTVI is encoded by the coding sequence atgccACCCCAACCTCCCCAGCCGCAGGTGAGGGAGAATATCCTGAAGTTCCTCAGGAGTTTTTTGGGAATCATCCGGATCCTGCAGATTGTGTTCGGAGCCGGGCTGTGGGTGACCATCGCCGCCAACAAATACGAGGGCTCCATTCACTTCGTGCTGTTCGTCGCGGTCCTCTTCTGGCTCCTCACCCTCGCCCTGTTCTTCCTCACCCTCCTGGATAAGCAGGACCTCGTCCCGCTGCTGGGAGGGGACCGCTGGTTGGCCACCAACCTGGCGCACGACGTGGCCGCCGCCGTGCTCTACCTGCCGGCCATAGGTGTCATGATCTACAAGACGGATCGCAACTCGTACTGCAACCTGGAGCAGTACAAGCACCTCTGTCTGTACAAGGTCTACCTGACGGCCGCCGTGTTCGCCTGCCTGTGCTGCCTGGCTTACCTCCTGTCGGTTATTTATGGGGCGTGCAGGAAGTGTCGGGGAGAACAAACGGTCATCTGA